Proteins encoded in a region of the Rutidosis leptorrhynchoides isolate AG116_Rl617_1_P2 chromosome 9, CSIRO_AGI_Rlap_v1, whole genome shotgun sequence genome:
- the LOC139868280 gene encoding pumilio homolog 12-like, producing MNQTPPAPQSPQHYGFPSLNLPPSLDVDQSLSDALLSLNLSHNDGRMFLPPSLDNEYGGVESPIAGEGFVSPYRSNNNNQGFYSGVGSASHATVDPFLRRHNYPVSNYSSSGVYCSGFDPTLDFDQRSNYLLPKQRFNSSQHLNLSPNLYSSNPNVSSSRESCINLPNQQFFKVMPLKELRGMICLLARDQNGSKILQSKFENPTIEEIEVVLFDVLGSIADLMKDQFGSYVIQKLVCVCNDDQKTLIIRELIELPNDIILVCMSSYGTRAIQKLLENLQSPNQIMMVIRALHRDGAASLAIDTNGHHVIQFCLLHYDTHFNQLLLDDIANNCFKVATDRSGCCVMQACVEHSCGEVRNHLVGEIMNNAIQIAEDPFGNYVLQHMVGLKSPELTELLVRHLQGHFAYLSQSKYASNVVERCLTESGPEISSKIILELVRSPNSASLLVDPYGNFVIQSALKVSKGFAHQCLRKLISGNVTAMQSNLYGKKILEKLEKRIRAVHI from the exons ATGAATCAAACCCCACCGGCGCCGCAGTCTCCGCAGCATTACGGCTTTCCGTCGCTTAATCTTCCACCGTCGCTTGACGTTGATCAGTCACTGTCCGATGCTTTACTTTCTCTCAATCTTTCACACAACGACGGCCGGATGTTCTTGCCGCCGTCTCTCGATAACGAGTACGGCGGCGTTGAGTCTCCGATCGCCGGCGAGGGTTTTGTTAGTCCTTATCgaagtaataacaataatcaaGGGTTTTATTCCGGTGTGGGCAGTGCTTCTCATGCTACGGTGGACCCTTTTCTTCGTCGTCATAATTACCCGGTCTCAAATTATTCTTCTTCAGGTGTATATTGTTCTGGGTTTGACCCAACCTTGGACTTTGACCAAAGGTCTAATTACTTGCTCCCCAAGCAAAGATTCAACTCTTCACAACACCTAAACTTGTCCCCTAATCTGTATTCTTCAAACCCTAATGTATCTAGTTCTCGAGAATCATGTATTAATTTGCCAAATCAACAGTTTTTTAAAGTAATGCCTTTGAAAGAATTAAGGGGTATGATTTGTTTATTGGCTAGAGATCAAAATGGTAGTAAAATTTTACAATCAAAATTTGAAAACCCAACAATAGAAGAGATTGAGGTTGTTTTGTTTGATGTTTTGGGTTCAATTGCTGATTTGATGAAAGATCAATTTGGGAGTTATGTAATTCAGAAACTTGTTTGTGTTTGTAATGATGATCAGAAGACATTGATAATTCGGGAGCTGATCGAGCTCCCGAATGATATCATTCTTGTTTGTATGAGTTCCTATGG GACAAGGGCAATTCAAAAATTACTTGAGAATTTGCAATCTCCTAATCAGATTATGATGGTAATTAGGGCTTTACACCGAGATGGTGCTGCTAGTTTGGCTATTGATACAAATGGTCATCATGTTATTCAGTTTTGTTTGCTTCATTATGATACTCATTTCAATCAG CTTCTTCTTGATGATATAGCGAATAATTGCTTTAAAGTTGCGACGGATAGAAGTGGGTGCTGTGTAATGCAGGCATGCGTGGAGCACTCGTGTGGTGAAGTGAGAAATCATCTTGTTGGTGAGATTATGAACAATGCAATCCAGATAGCAGAAGATCCGTTTGG AAATTATGTGCTGCAACACATGGTAGGATTGAAGTCCCCCGAGTTAACGGAACTTCTTGTAAGACACCTTCAAGGACATTTTGCATATCTGTCTCAAAGTAAGTATGCTAGTAATGTTGTGGAGAGATGTTTGACTGAATCGGGACCCGAAATATCATCAAAAATCATTCTTGAATTGGTTCGAAGTCCAAATTCGGCTTCTCTTCTTGTTGATCCCTACGGAAACTTTGTTATACAGTCAGCACTCAAAGTATCCAAG GGTTTCGCGCACCAGTGCTTGCGTAAGCTTATATCGGGGAATGTAACAGCAATGCAAAGCAATCTATATGGTAAAAAGATACTGGAGAAACTTGAAAAGAGGATCAGGGCCGTCCATATATAA